A genome region from Rubrobacter calidifluminis includes the following:
- a CDS encoding SDR family NAD(P)-dependent oxidoreductase yields the protein MSPVAAVVGVGPGLGSAVARRFAREGFAVALVARTGESLEGARREIE from the coding sequence GTGAGCCCGGTTGCGGCGGTCGTCGGGGTGGGGCCGGGGCTCGGCTCGGCGGTGGCCCGGCGCTTCGCGCGGGAGGGGTTTGCGGTGGCCCTCGTGGCCCGCACCGGCGAGAGCCTGGAGGGGGCCCGGCGGGAGATAGAGG